The following is a genomic window from Capnocytophaga stomatis.
AAAGCAATAATTTCCTCATAAAAAATTAATATAAGAAAAAATACGTTTGATGCTATGGAATGGAGACTTGATTTAGAGGAAGAAAACAAAGCGATTGCAAGAGAATACAAAGAGCTTTTAAGTATTAGTTATCAAACTCTTACGGAGGAAGACAAAAAACTTATTCGTTTGGCTTTCGATACAGCAGTTGATGCTCATAAAGACCAACGAAGAAAAAGTGGAGAACCCTACATTTTTCACCCGATTGCTGTTGCAAAAATAGTTGCTTCTCAGATAGGATTGGATGCAGTTTCTATCGCGGCGGCTTTGTTGCACGATGTAGTGGAAGACACTGACTACACGGTGGAAGATATGGAGCGTCTTTTTGGGAAAACCGTAGCTCATATTGTGGAAGGACTTACAAAAATTTCGCATCTCAGCCGTGAAAATGATGTTTCGTTGCAGGCGGAAAATTTTAGAAAGTTGCTTCTGACAATGAATGATGACGTTCGTGTGATTATCATCAAAATTGCTGACAGACTGCACAATATGCAAACGATGGATTCGATGGCAGAACACAAACAAGCCAAAATAGCTTCCGAAACATTGTATATTTACGCTCCGTTGGCTCATCGTATTGGTCTTTACAATATTAAAACCGAATTAGAAGATTTAGGCTTAAAATACACGGATTCAGAATATTATTACAGTATTCTTGGTAAAATGGAAGAATCCAAAGAGGAGCAAAAATCTTATATTGAGTCTTTTACCAAAATAATAGAATCTTCGCTTAACAGCCAAAAAATAGATTATCGCATTAAAGGTCGTCCGAAATCGATTTATTCTATTTATAAAAAGATGGAGGCTCAAAATGTTACTTTTGAGGAAATTTACGATAAATTTGCCATACGAATTATCTATAAAAGTTCTCCTGAGGAAGAGAAATTCTTGGCTTGGAAAATATATTCCATTGTAACAGACCACTTTCGTCCGAATCCTACACGTTTACGAGATTGGATATCTTCCCCAAAATCAACAGGTTATGAAGCGTTGCACATCACAGTTATGGGGCCTAAAGGGCGTTGGGTAGAGGTGCAAATCCGCAGCGAACGTATGCACGAAATTGCAGAAAAAGGTTATGCGGCTCACTTCAAATACAAACACGGAAGCCAGAAAGAGGCAGGTATTGAAGAGTGGCTCAATCGTTTGCAAGAAGTTTTAGAAGGAAGCGAAGGCAATGCGGTTGATTTCGTGGAGGATTTCAAGCTGAATTTGTATGCCAAAGAAATCTTCGTTTTTACTCCCAATGGGGAAATAAAATCTTTACCAAAAGGGGCAACTCCTTTGGATTTCGCTTTTTACATCCATACGGGGGTGGGAATGAAAACGCGTGGGGCAAAGGTAAATAACAAACTTGTTCCGTTAAGCCACGTGCTAAGAAGCGGTGACCAAGTGGAAATAATCACAGCCGAAAATGCAAAACCAAATAAAAACTGGCTGAATTATGCAACAACTGCCAAAGCTCGAAATAAGATAAAATCAGCTTTGAAAGAGGAAGTCAAAATTGTTGCTTCCGAAGGAAAAGAATTGTTGATGAGAAAGTTAAAACAGCTCAAAGTAATTCTTACAGAAGATGTTGTGAATGAATTAGTTAGTCACTTCAAAACTAAAACGAGTTTGGATGTTTTCTATCAGGTAGGTACGGGAGAAATTACCAACCAAATGTTGCGTGATTTTGCTTCAAAAAGAAGTTCGTTTTTTAACTTTTTTAAGAGCAAAATTACTACAAACAAAAAGCCAACGGAAGAGATTATTCACACTCCGAACGAGCATTATGACAGCATCGTTTTTGGCAAGGAAGAAGAATCATTGGATTATACCTTTGCTAAGTGTTGTAACCCAATTCCCGGTGATTCTATTTTTGGTTTTATTACTATAAATGAAGGAATTAAGGTTCATAAAAAGAATTGTCCGAATGCCATTTCAATGCAATCGAACTATGCTTATCGGATTATGCCCGCTAAATGGATAAAATCGGAAGAGCAAGAATTTAAAGTTGCCGTTCGGATTAGCGGTTTAGACCGTGATGGTTTGGTAGGAGATATTTCACGGGTAATTTCCGAAAATAAATTTGTAAAATTGACCAATATTAACATTGATGCGGAAGGAAATATGTTTAACGGAAAGGTCTCAATTACAGTTAATAACAACGCTACTTTGAAAAAATTAATGCAAGATTTGAAAACCTTGAAAGGAGTGGACAAAGTAAGTCGTTTATAATTTTTTACGAGAAAAAATATGCGAAAATTAGCAAATAGTGAATTAGAACGATTGGAGATAGATGAATTTAAAAAAGCAACCAAAACACCGTTAATTGTAATTTTGGATAATGTGCGGAGTTTGAATAATATAGGTTCTGTTTTCAGGACTTGTGATGCTTTTTTGATTGAAAAAATATTTCTTTGTGGTATAACTGCAACTCCTCCGAACAAAGAAATTCACAAAACGGCACTCGGAGCTACTGAAAGCGTGGATTGGGAATATGTTGAAAATACGATTTCGGTGGTGGAACGCCTGAAATCGCAAGGAATTTATGTTATCGGCATTGAGCAAGCCGAAAAGTCTGTAATGCTTAATGATTTTCAGCCCGAGCCAAACGTAAAATACGCGGTTATATTTGGAAATGAGGTAAAAGGAGTGGAACAAGAAGTAGTTTCTGCCTGTGACGGAGTTATCGAAATTCCGCAGTACGGAACGAAACATTCCCTAAATATTTCGGTAAGTGCGGGAATTGTGATTTGGGATTTGTGGAAAAAATTGAACAACTAAAGAGAGTTTATAAAGATGTCTGTTAAATTTTTCTGTAATAATT
Proteins encoded in this region:
- a CDS encoding RNA methyltransferase encodes the protein MRKLANSELERLEIDEFKKATKTPLIVILDNVRSLNNIGSVFRTCDAFLIEKIFLCGITATPPNKEIHKTALGATESVDWEYVENTISVVERLKSQGIYVIGIEQAEKSVMLNDFQPEPNVKYAVIFGNEVKGVEQEVVSACDGVIEIPQYGTKHSLNISVSAGIVIWDLWKKLNN
- a CDS encoding RelA/SpoT family protein, with protein sequence MEWRLDLEEENKAIAREYKELLSISYQTLTEEDKKLIRLAFDTAVDAHKDQRRKSGEPYIFHPIAVAKIVASQIGLDAVSIAAALLHDVVEDTDYTVEDMERLFGKTVAHIVEGLTKISHLSRENDVSLQAENFRKLLLTMNDDVRVIIIKIADRLHNMQTMDSMAEHKQAKIASETLYIYAPLAHRIGLYNIKTELEDLGLKYTDSEYYYSILGKMEESKEEQKSYIESFTKIIESSLNSQKIDYRIKGRPKSIYSIYKKMEAQNVTFEEIYDKFAIRIIYKSSPEEEKFLAWKIYSIVTDHFRPNPTRLRDWISSPKSTGYEALHITVMGPKGRWVEVQIRSERMHEIAEKGYAAHFKYKHGSQKEAGIEEWLNRLQEVLEGSEGNAVDFVEDFKLNLYAKEIFVFTPNGEIKSLPKGATPLDFAFYIHTGVGMKTRGAKVNNKLVPLSHVLRSGDQVEIITAENAKPNKNWLNYATTAKARNKIKSALKEEVKIVASEGKELLMRKLKQLKVILTEDVVNELVSHFKTKTSLDVFYQVGTGEITNQMLRDFASKRSSFFNFFKSKITTNKKPTEEIIHTPNEHYDSIVFGKEEESLDYTFAKCCNPIPGDSIFGFITINEGIKVHKKNCPNAISMQSNYAYRIMPAKWIKSEEQEFKVAVRISGLDRDGLVGDISRVISENKFVKLTNINIDAEGNMFNGKVSITVNNNATLKKLMQDLKTLKGVDKVSRL